The genomic DNA tgatatttaaaacatgttttacatcTTTATGAGTGATTAGCATGCTGTTTATTGTCTGTTTACATTTCTGAATATTGCACTCAAAATGTAGGTCATTTCAATAATTGTATTAATCAGTAGTTAGTccctgtttatttttattttcaggttaatCCTTCAGCGTGGCCAGGTTTATCTGAAATATTGACACATTCCATGAAATAGCCTCTGAATATTTCATCTCTTTGTCTGTTACATTCCCGTCCCACCCTCTACCCTCTGTGTTTCCTCATACAGGAATGTGGGCTTGCCGTCATGCTGCTACTTTCTTGCCAGTACCACCTTTTAGTAGAGAAACAGAAAGTGTATCAGGAATTACAGAGGCAAGTTGGTGGGATAAAAAACACTCTGGTTATCTGTTTGGTTTGCATTTGGTTAGGGGTTAAAGTGCAAAGGTTAAAGGTTACTAGCGTCTACAGTGACTGCATGTGTGGGATGAGAGTGGGCGTTGTCTACTGGTCTGACCTGCTGTGTTGTCCTCGTACTGGTCAAACTGTGTGTTGTGAATTATTGGACATGGCCTCTCATCCTTCAGCTCTGGTACGCTGCCCGGTAAATCCCCCAGCACCTGCGCTGTGACAGGGACCCGTCCAGGCCGTGAGGACAACACAGGGTCCTCAGGGCAGGTAGACCGGTTAGTTGTCTCCCAGGCGCCTGAGAAAGAATTAACATGAAGGAAATTTAGATGAATTTAGATATGCAAAAATTGCTGACACACAAAGGACTGAGGGGCCGGGTTTTAATTGTTACTCCTGGATtccaaataaaaagacaaactcTTGatgtacattaaaggtgctaaatgctaGATTGTATGGATGGAAGTAGATGAAGGTGACCAGTTAAAATGAAATGCTAAAAAGAAGCTACACCAGGAGAACTACAGTAAATCTTTCAGATAACCAAAAACATCTGGACAGAAGATGGTGGAGCCTACAGTGACATAATACGGGCATGAGGCCAGTCTTTATATATCTATACAAACCCACAGACCTCTGCACATTTTGGCATCTGCAACAGCCAGAGTGACACCAGCTGTTTTCCTACTGACAGTAAAGAAAGGTGTGCATATATGCTGTCCTGTTAGCATGTGTGCTTGCAAGTCTGGTACTATAGTGGACCCTTCTGGCTTTCATGTCCAAATCTCCAACGGGACCCTGCCAGGAACGGTGTGTTTCTTCTGATACACTGACTGCTCCACTGCTTCACAATGGAGGcagccaagcagctgaaatatttaAACCTCGTCTGACTACACCCGCATACCTGCAACACATTTATCAGTCAGAACAGCTTCTTCTACAACATATAATCTGATATCTGATATCAATAATGTCGTTAGCACCATGCAGATGAACATAAGGCTTTGCTTAGTAGTTTAttagttgtttgtgtgtttgttttacactCACGTTGTTTGCCTGCAGGGGCCACAGAGTGATGTCTCCCTACTTTCTTTCCCAAGAAGGTCAGTGAGTAAGATCCATTCTCCGCTCCAGAAGAGTCCTGGTACATTGTGTGTATATAACTGAGCTGGCTGTCActacttttgttattttttggtCTTTGTAGGTGAGAATATGCAACTGGATTAGTCCAAAATCTGCAGAGAAAAGAgggttaaaataattttaaagcctgaaaagcCCAGATAgatgaaacattttaatttatatgAATTGAAAATCccaaaatattttaatgaacTTTTGTTCAACTCCCCAAACTATTTGCAGATGTCAATAAGCTCACACAGCAGATTCGCTCAGGGAGTGTAATCCTTTCATCAGCCTCTCCAAGCTACTATAAACTACAAGCTTCTCAACAGGAAAAATGGAAAATCACAaagtttgatttttttgtctattttctttttcaatttcACGGTGCTATTTAGGAACAAATCCTACATCTCACTTGGCAGGAACTGGCACAGTGCCAGTTCTTTCACtaaataaagtgatttgaatTTACAGAAAACTAAAATTTATGAATTGCAACATGATCTCCATGAAACTGATGTACAAAATCCAAAATATGCTTATGATTTAATCAGAAAACATAGTAACATTCAAGAGAGTAGAAAACATGACAAAActtaaaaaagaacaaagacGGATTGATGATAAAAGGTGGACTACCTGGTCTGACAGCAGATTGGATCCcttcagtgtgattcagtgcaGTTTGAGTGCTGCTATGCTGACCAGTCGATCTCGTTCTCTTAGGGGAACCGAACTCTCAACAGTCTTTAAATATTAAACCTGCAGAGATGAAGTTTCACCAGGTACTGGCTTAAACCCCACACAGCCCGCTGGTAAAAAGATGCCCCAAACAGTCCTCAGGTTTCCTGTGTGTAAGATACAGATTGTAACTGGATGCTGTctcacactcacagacacatatagttcatatacacacttgcttctcttgtttctgtttgttttcctggAGACCTGCACACTTTCCTCACCTGTTTGGGTTTAAGGGAATAGGGAGGGGAATAAAGGTCAAATAGGTCACCAGGTGAACTGCACTGAGGAGTATCAGGAAATTATCTTCATGCAGGTTTGTTGTGATGAAGAGAACATTAGACGTTCTGGTTTATAGATATATTTGCTGCCAGTAGTCGAATCCACCTCAAGTACATTTAAGTACAAATTTATAATCGTATAATCAGTGTTAACCAGTTTAACCagttaaaactagctccacctcGAGCAGCTATAGCGTTCGATGGATCATATATCAGTCACATGGGACATTTTGCAGCAGAACTACTTTTACTTGCACTTCTTAAAGTAaatcattgttctgtgtttttacttaattaggattttgaatgcaggatttttacttgtggagtatttctacattgttgtattggtacttttagttaagtaaatgatcttcttccaccactgtttgcTACTGTGTCCATACAGTATACCTCCTAAAGaagaatgtgtggaataaaaTCAATTTCATGGCAATTCCTGCTACTGATTGATGGTGTTGTATCGTATCCTGTTGCTCTTGGCCAAGCTGTATGAGgacttcctttctttttttagacCATTAGACCATTTGGACCACAGTGTGTGCATCTGTTTAACACACCTTGTAGTACTTAAAGATAAATCCACCCATGATGCCACTTTAATGAAAACACAGCTTTACCCCGTCCTTCTGTTTTCACGATCCAAACTCTGCCCTGACCATATTCCCCTATATGGACACAGTGTCACTTTGTCAAATACGGAAACTTcaacaaatgaaaataattgccaTTAATCACACTCATATGCTGATCCCAGCAGgaaaataatttaatatgtATGATCGATGTTTTTATGGACGTCATCAAGGGCCTGTGAAGTCTTGATTGTTTAGCCTCCCACATAATATGCTGATAAAGTATGACTCAAATGATCAAATGATGCAATTTTCCTTCGAATGTGTCATTATCCTGCTCTTTGGAAGCGTTAGCCTCTGCTGAGACACGTAAGATGCAGGTAGGCCCAGACTCTGCTGCCAATACGCCACACCTTTTAAAGAAACTCATTACCTCATCACACTAAAGGCAGACTGTTGTTGAGGAATGTCAAGGTGGTCTTTGCACAGTCCTTCCTACAAGTACTGTCATGTCTAGGGATCAGGGATGTAGATCAGGGGCTCCACAGATCAACACACAGTGAGGCTTGGATTCATCTGATGAGGTTTAAAGTGACCTCCTGATAGAGGAGAGATAACAGCAGGAGGGTCATTCTGTCTTCTGGCAAATggaacaacaataacaacaaactCTATATGCTAGGGACACACTAGGGATTAAAACAGTGAAGACATTACgagatgaaaataaacatgCATATGTATCCATATAGAGCCCTGAACACCACACACATAAAGTGTTACAGATACTGAGTGATAGAGCAACAACTATGTGCTAAAAATGttcagtcagaaaaaaaattataaatatttacttGCAGGAAAGTCTGTATTCATTACTTTCAAATGTAAAATTCAAACTAAAAATATTAGAAGAAACAACAAAATCACAGATCATGCGTAAAATATGAACCTTGAAAACATAAagaaagtataataataataaacgggCAAATCAAACAAGAAAATACACAGAGATTCCTGTGTTTGAATACATCAGGAATATTGCATTGAATCCCCATTATaagtacactgttaagaatttcccagtaaaataacagtaaagaactggcagcagggttgcctttatgttactgtaaaattaacattattatacagtcgctgaaatgtacagctttgtactgttaatgaaaaatacagtttgaactgtttttttttttttagtaatttcacagtattttacagttaatttactgtttaaagatacattatatagctgtttttcacctttcttttacattatcttactggtttgttttaatgcactatttaggttgtattttttacatacattttaataaacattattttttgcctagatgaatagacttagcaggttacagacataggaatagtcacactaaatacaattaaaggcacttgttaggaaaaaggctataatagacttgttgacacttttcccaaaatgtctgtctatagctggctacaagcacagaatccaaaccataacaacatgtgagtgaagaacagagctaattcactgattttacaatcatgtacaatgtacaagcctcacatgagcagatcaggtcccagaattcaagaaatactgcatgaaactgttactgatgatactttagacagttgatcagcagtaaagtgatgtttttttcctgctgtaaattaacagcaattgtttacagtgcagcaGCATGACTGTGTTGAATGAGCTGGAGAGACTGTTCCTAGTTTTTACGCACGACGCTCAGACAGCGGTTCAGTCCAATAGCAGCTGTGGATGGGGGAGTATGGGCTGGACCAGTTACTAGGTGGGGTTTATCAGTGTATAAATACTCTCTCTGTGTCGCTACAACGCCCCTGGATCCATTGAGACTAACTTCTTTCCTCTAAAACCACACGGTAAGACACTTTCCTTTGTTTTAAAATCTTAAATCTGTCCTCCAGCTGTGAGTTTGAGAGTATCCTGAAGTTTGGTTCCAGATGTGATGCCTTTATATCTGCTCTCCTTCAAAGTATTGATGCGACCTATGAGGGTGTGGTTGGGGAAAAGagcagagatttttttttttcggattTACAAATTTGACTCAGGAAGTGTTGAGCTGGTTTAATTTGTCTCTCAGTATTAATATTAAAGCACATTAAAGGAGACTAGTCTAGTCTACAGTATAGGCTATAGTGTAAATCCCTATTAGAGTTGAGTGTGGGTGTGGCCACATGTATGCTTGTCATTATGGAAAACCACATAACATAAACCTCCAGTAAATATGCAGAGGCTTGTGCTCTCCAGGAGTAgatgaaggaaaaacaaacagttcTTTCCTTCTTCTACTAACAAAGTTTAAGAACTTTACCCAAACACACCCAATAAAAAGAGTGATGGTTTCTTCTTTGAATACTATCTGTAACATGATCAGTGGACTTTGTTTGATCACATCTTGTCTTCTCTGTTCCCCCTGCAGACAGACTCCAGCAGCACCACCATGTCTTTCATCAGCGCCTTCATGGAGCAGACTGTCTATATGGGCATGCCTGATGACTCAGTACGTAACTCTGTGGTTCTGTTCCAGTTGCTCAGGCCAACaacccctttttttttctcttcctgtgtTATGTTAGGGTGGAAAATTTTTATCAGGCAGAGTTGAGAGCGAAGAAAAGAGTGGAGTGTAGAGTACAGCAGGgcaaaggaaggaaggaatgaGTGGGAAGTTTAAAGGTGGAAGGAAAAAGGAGTGGAGCAGAGCAGAAAGATAagaaatgatgtattattagaGTGAAAGGGAGCCTGCACTGTAAAGATTATATGCAATGGGAAAGATGGTCATTCTAAGTCCTGTGAGTGTGAGTCATTGTGGCAGGAATCTGCGCCCCTCCCTTTATAAACTCTGCAAACAGAACGAAATGCTACTTCTGCTTTCTTAAAGTGAACTACAAGCTGGGTTGCATGAGGCTATCCTGCATGATCTCTCCGACTCTCCTGTTATTGTTCAGCTCAGTCCAACAGGGGTGTGTGCAGACATTTTAAAGGACATCGACATGGTCTTTGTAGGCATGGAGGTGTAGGGGTCGAGACGGCCAAGGACGTGTCCACAGGGGTCATAAAACCTGCCACATTTCTCTTTTTGTATGTCTTTTGTGTGTCTTAATGTGGAAACAATGTGTGAGGGGAGAAAAAGCTGTGATTTTACGTGTTTTTTAAAGAGCACGTTTGCACCTAAGGAATTTGGAAAATGCACGTTTGCAACCGATCTCATGCACACCTCCACTGGGGGAGAGCTCAAGTATATTTACCAAACACACAATAATCTGTGTTGTGTCTCTCAGGACCTCAAGAAAGAGGGAACGGTGACCGCAGCTCCCAATTTCAGCGCCAGTGGAGATGCAGCAGTCCTGGATAAAGCAATCAAGGCAAAAGGTGAACTTTTTAAAATCCACACAGGGAAGCTTTGGAGCGTGTGTGAACATGTCTTTGCTTTACACAATGTGTCTCTGCTAGCAAGTGTGTCATGCTGGCCTTTTGTTGTAAGAATGTTAACACCATCTGCTGGCCATCATGCACCATTACTCACAGTGGAATTGTCTGTGGTAGAAAGTTTTGACTAAAATCTTCACTGAATTATATATTCGTCTCTGTCGTACAGATCCAGAGGTAGTAAATGATGATTTAACTTAACAACATGTCCTTTGTGCAGGTGTGGATGAGAACACCATCATTGAAATTCTGGTGAAGAGGAGCAACGAGCAGAGGCAGCAGATCAAAGAGGCTTACCAGCAAGCCAGCGGCAAGGTAATTAGAATTAAACAAAGACGATCGCAGGAAGAATGTTGATTTTGTTCAAAAGTAAACACACAACGCTGTACAGTATTTGCTCACCGGTTGTCCTCTCGCAGCCTCTGGAATCAGCGCTGAAGAACGCTCTGAAGGGAGATCTGGAGGATGTGGTGTTGGCTCTGCTGAAAACACCGGCCCAGTACGATGCCCAACAGCTGAAACTGGCCAtgaaggtacacacacacacacacacacacacacacacacacacacacacacacacacatagtctcACTTACATATAAATGTCTAAATGACTGCTCATTTGAGGCGAATGCTTTGGCTTCACCATCATGTGTTATTTTTGGCGCATAATGACATCCACCCACTTCCACATATTCATGTATTGTTTTCCTAACGGGAGAGTAGAAggtgtgttttgtttgaatgGGCCGGTGAAGAATCTTTCTCTGTATCAATCTATCGTTGCATGCATCCCCTTCTCAGGGTCTGGGCACAGAGGAGGACATCCTTATAGAGATTTTGGCCTCCAGGAACAACAACGAGATCATTGACATAAAGAAAGCCTACAAGCAAGGTGCGTGCTGACGAATTTGAAGCAACAATATTCAGTTTCACCAAGCTCGTGTTTGTGGAAAATCACAATTACAACCTTTGGAATACAGGAGAaggtttaaatgtaaaaaaaaaataaaaaaataacaacacttGGTGAAACCCAATTTAcccatttttggcatcattttttATCCTCAATGTTAATGTTGTGATTTCTTCATCAAGATTACAAGAAGGATCTGGAGGCTGACATCAAGAGTGACACCAGTGGAGATTTCAGGGCTGCTCTCCTTGAACTCTGCAAGGTACGTCAGTGTCCACACACTTGCTTTCTGTCTTGTGGTGTGTGTTTCATGCTGTTCTTGTAACAGGATTTTGAAGACCTGTAACAGGATTTTGAAGACTTGTTATAGGATTTTGCAGACCCATGTAGCACAGACACCTATTCATTCACAGCAGCACCAGGATGCTTTAAGTTGTGAGGCAACATAGCACACCCTGTAGCTGCTACGATGACAgtggtttgtaaaaaaaaataaacaaactcaCTCCCTCGATACACATGCACGTGCTAACACAACATGAGTGACCAATTGGGCCTTTTATGGATTTATATTTGGACATCTTACAAAGGGCAAATGTACAGTACAAACTCAATATGGTGAACATTCATCTTATTTTAAAAgttggataaaatgatgaaatatgaatttgATGGAAATACGCAGCAGAATATTTGCGTTAACAGCCTGCTGGGTGAATTAATCTCTATTTTTAGGCCTGTTAATTGTCTTCACTATCTATAGaataatagtattatttattaagcAACATGTTTCTGTTGCCTTTACCACTTTCTGTTCAGTTTTCATGCacaaaaaatggagaaaattaTGTGATTTGAAATGTTAAGACATAATAGAAATACCAATCATTTTAACACCCAGCACATATTTTATGGTACAAAGATGCTGCCTATGACAATTAACTTcatacaacacaattccatcATCAATCAGACTTGCACAGCTGTATATTTTCAGTAGATCCTTAGAAATATTTTGGTTTGAAGCAACAATGGGGCTTTTGGAGCGAGTGATTTTAGTACCTTTGGGTGCTTTTGTAAGTTGCACTTGCACGACTGATCTAAAATTTGGAGGTTTTGTCTCGGGAATGAGCAGTTTCAGAGATGTTGGTAGCTGCAGGCAATCAGGAGACACTCGTAAATACCGGTAAATATTTGAGTTTACTGTCAACTCAAATagttactattactgaacaaaacAACCCGCCACTATCCATCTGCAGACACCTTCTACTGTCTattgcagtggttcccaaactttttgtCTGGTttcccactttttaaaaatgacaaatctcgacccaattcacaataaGCCTTATCCATAAATCGTGAGAAGAGTGAATTTGGGGGTAAAGGAATGTTCCTGACCGTTTTTACTGCATTTCCGCATCACCTTATACTATCTAGAATAGGTAAAGCagtcattttgaagagatacgtttgataaatcacaactttgtaCAGCACTGAATTCACTCTGCTTGTCTTTATCACAGGCCAGCAGGACTGAAGGAGTTTGTGAGCAGATGGTTGACAGCGATGCCAGGGCTCTGTACGAGGCCGGGGAGGGGAGGAAAGGCACAAACGCCACCGTCTTCATTGAGATCCTCACCGGCAGGAGCGCCCCTCATCTCCGTAAAGGTTAGCTGGCTACCTCTCCTGTTCAGTAAAATCAGTTTTATTTACTGTTTGTTCCTGTCAGATCTAACACTCTTCCACTGCGTCCTCTCCTTCAGTGTTTGAAAGGTACTCAAAGTACAGCAAAGTGGACATGGCCAAAGTTATCGACCTGGAGATGAAGGGGGATATTGAAAGTTGTCTCATGGCAGTAGGTAAAGGCACAACCCTTGTCTCTAACTTTATTACCTCATCATTTATGCAGTGATTTATGCACAGACTCGATTTAAGCTTgacccgttttttttttttttttcaaataaccCCAGTGAAGTGTGCTGGAAGCAGGCCTGCATTCTTCGCTGAGAAGCTCTCCTTGGCCATgaaggtacagtatgtgtaggCTACTATTCACAAAATAGTTTTAAATGCATGCAGGATACTGTGCCTGCTGGCCAAGGCCTTCCCTGACTGACTCTTTTCTACCCATCAGGGTAAAAATCCCCGCAAACACCTCCTGACCCGCATCATGGTTAGCCGCTCTGAAATCGACATGAAACGGATCAAGGATGAGTACAAGAAAACCTACGGCACAACAGTCTACCGGGATATTCTGGTGAGCAAACATCTGACCTctgaaaatgacaataaatgcaTCCTAAATGTCAGAATTGGTCaggtttttgttattatacacaTGACAATTCACAAAATTGACAATGGGAGACAATGTAAAGTTTGTATTCAAATTTAATTTACACACTGTCTTTTCTTTCCTTCAGGATGACACTAAAGGAGACTATGAGAAGATTCTGCTCGCTCTCTGTGGGGGTGAAAACTAAAAGCCAATCAATGGGATCAAGGCTCATACAGCTGAAGCTCCAGCAGCGAGCCCAGCTGTGGAAAATCACCTATAATCTCATGACACATATTGTGCCTTATGCTCTTGTGGAGAACTGACTTGTCTTTGTTTGACTGTCATGATATTTAGAAGATATTAACTGCAATGCGCAAAGATTAACATTGAATCGGCACTGCTTCAGCAGATATTTTCACTCCAAGTTATTCCTTTTCATTCCAACACTTATCCCAGTATAGATCTGACAGCAGTATGCCAGTGGACCTATGCTCTGGGATAGACCTCGCTTTTCACTCATTAGATTTGCATATCTGGTGCTCGAACAGAAGCTGAAGTCAGCGATCACAGTGCAGCTGCAAACAGATGTATAACAGATCACCATGTGCCAATCATAGTCAGTGGCAGCGGTAGGCCTACCCTTGAAGGAGCTTGAACAATTTGCAAATAAAAGGTTTTTGTATGAAGGCCTATATCTGAGTGGTCTTGGTTTTTTGCACATGCATGTACAATACATATCAGACAGACATGAACCAACCAGATATAAGATAAGTTTCCAAATATGTAtgtactaataatattagtaattACCATTACAGTAGCAATAATAGAAAATTGAAAGAC from Sebastes fasciatus isolate fSebFas1 chromosome 6, fSebFas1.pri, whole genome shotgun sequence includes the following:
- the anxa1a gene encoding annexin A1a, which translates into the protein MSFISAFMEQTVYMGMPDDSDLKKEGTVTAAPNFSASGDAAVLDKAIKAKGVDENTIIEILVKRSNEQRQQIKEAYQQASGKPLESALKNALKGDLEDVVLALLKTPAQYDAQQLKLAMKGLGTEEDILIEILASRNNNEIIDIKKAYKQDYKKDLEADIKSDTSGDFRAALLELCKASRTEGVCEQMVDSDARALYEAGEGRKGTNATVFIEILTGRSAPHLRKVFERYSKYSKVDMAKVIDLEMKGDIESCLMAVVKCAGSRPAFFAEKLSLAMKGKNPRKHLLTRIMVSRSEIDMKRIKDEYKKTYGTTVYRDILDDTKGDYEKILLALCGGEN